A region of Vitis vinifera cultivar Pinot Noir 40024 chromosome 15, ASM3070453v1 DNA encodes the following proteins:
- the LOC100248467 gene encoding U-box domain-containing protein 43 — MTLDAITSVSLAPAAEVLSQIVEIMIEVAVAADDVLIEKRSFAELQHYLQRIIPILKELNKKGISHSESLNNAIEILNRETKVAKQLTLECCKKNKVYLLMHCRSVVQRLENTTREMSRALSLIPLASLDLSSSIIEEIGKLCDNMGTAEFRAAIAEEEILEKIEAGIQERSVDRSYANNLLVLIAQTLGISTERSALKKEFEEFKKEIESTHVRKNMAEAIQMDQIIALLGRADAASSPKEKEMRYFTKRNSLGSQPLEPLLSFYCPITRDVMTDPVETSSGQTFERSAIEKWFADGNKLCPLTMTPLDTSILRPNKTLRQSIEEWRDRNTMIRIASIKPKLLSEDEEEVLNCLEQLQDLCEQRDLHQEWVVLENYAPTLIKLLGEKNRDIRIRALLILCILAKDSDDTKVKIVEVDNSIESIVHSLGRRIEERKLAVALLLELSKSDLVRDSIGKVQGCILLLVTMLSSDDNQAARDARELLENLSFSDQNIIQMAKANYFKYLLQRLSSGPEDVKCIMATTLAELELTDPNKSSLLEDGVLGSLLPLVTNGELPMKMVAIKALKNLSSLQKNGLRMIKEGAMRPLLELLFSHGPVPSLREQAAATIMHLAISTMSQETEQPQVSLLESDEDIFKLFSLVHLTGPDIQKSILCTFFALCQSPSATNIKAKLRQCTAVQVLVQLCELDNPEVRPNAVKLLSRLTDDGEEATILEHMDQKDVETLVKIIKSSTDEDEVGSAMGIISNLPEDPQITRWFLDAGALSIIFNFLRDTKQKGPCKDQLIENTVGAVCRFTVSTNQELQKKAAEAGIIPVLVQWLERGTSLTKKRSAISLAQFSQSSPRLSRSLPKRGGFLCFSAPPETGCPVHRGICSIESSFCLLEADAVGPLVRVLAEADPQASEASFDALLTLIEGERLQSGSKVLADANAIPLIIRSLGSSSPTLQEKALNALERIFRLVEFKQRYGASAQMPLVDLTQRGSSSTKSLAARILAHLNVLHEQSSYF; from the exons ATGACATTAGATGCGATTACTAGTGTTTCTCTTGCTCCGGCTGCAGAAGTTCTTTCTCAGATTGTAGAGATTATGATTGAGGTTGCAGTTGCAGCTGATGATGTCCTGATTGAGAAGAGGAGTTTTGCAGAGCTCCAACATTACTTGCAAAGGATCATTCCCATCCTAAAGGAGTTGAATAAGAAAGGCATTAGTCATTCCGAGAGCTTAAACAATGCCATTGAGATTCTCAATCGAGAGACCAAAGTTGCAAAGCAACTAACGCTTGAATGTTGCAAGAAAAACAAAGTTTATCTCTTGATGCATTGCCGGTCAGTAGTTCAGCGCTTAGAGAACACTACAAGAGAGATGAGCCGTGCACTAAGCCTCATTCCGTTGGCTTCATTGGATCTGTCATCAAGTATAATTGAAGAGATTGGAAAGTTGTGTGACAATATGGGGACAGCAGAGTTTAGGGCAGCTATAGCAGAAGAGGAGATTTTGGAGAAAATTGAAGCAGGAATACAGGAGAGGAGTGTCGATCGTTCTTATGCCAATAATTTACTGGTTCTCATTGCACAGACTCTTGGAATTTCAACCGAGCGGTCTgcattgaaaaaggaatttgaagaatttAAGAAAGAGATAGAAAGCACACATGTGAGGAAGAACATGGCAGAAGCTATACAGATGGATCAGATAATTGCTTTACTAGGAAGGGCGGATGCTGCTTCATCTCCTAAGGAGAAAGAAATGAGGTATTTCACCAAACGTAACTCCTTGGGTAGTCAACCATTAGAACCTCTCCTGTCATTTTATTGCCCAATCACTCGGGATGTGATGACAGACCCGGTGGAGACTTCTTCAGGACAGACATTTGAGAGAAGTGCTATAGAGAAGTGGTTTGCAGATGGGAATAAATTGTGTCCCTTGACTATGACCCCTTTAGACACATCAATTCTAAGACCCAACAAAACTCTACGGCAATCAATTGAAGAGTGGAGGGATAGAAACACAATGATTAGAATTGCTTCTATCAAACCAAAACTCTTGTCAGAAGATGAGGAAGAAGTGCTTAATTGCCTGGAACAGCTACAGGACCTTTGTGAACAAAGGGACCTTCATCAGGAATGGGTAGTACTGGAGAACTATGCACCAACTCTTATTAAACTTCTTGGTGAAAAAAACCGGGACATAAGGATTCGTGCTCTTCTCATTCTTTGTATCTTGGCAAAGGATAGCGATGACAcaaag GTAAAAATTGTTGAAGTTGATAATTCAATAGAATCAATTGTTCACTCTCTTGGACGTCGTATTGAGGAAAGGAAGCTAGCTGTAGCTTTACTATTGGAATTATCAAAAAGTGATTTAGTACGAGACAGCATTGGGAAGGTTCAGGGTTGCATACTCCTCTTGGTGACTATGTTAAGCAGTGATGATAATCAAGCTGCCAGAGATGCACGGGAGCTTTTGGAGAATCTTTCATTCTCTGATCAGAACATTATACAGATGGCAaaagcaaattattttaaatatttgcttCAGCGTCTATCTTCag GACCAGAAGATGTCAAATGCATCATGGCAACAACTTTGGCAGAACTGGAGCTGACTGACCCTAATAAATCATCTTTGCTTGAAGATGGTGTATTGGGATCACTTCTTCCCTTGGTCACAAATGGTGAACTTCCGATGAAAATGGTGGCCATCAAAGCTCTTAAAAACCTCTCAAGCTTACAAAAGAACGGCCTGAGGATGATTAAAGAAGGTGCAATGCGCCCATTACTTGAACTTCTCTTTAGTCATGGCCCAGTTCCAAGTTTGCGTGAACAGGCAGCAGCCACAATTATGCACCTTGCCATATCAACCATGTCACAGGAAACTGAGCAGCCACAGGTGTCATTGCTGGAATCTGATGAGGACATTTTCAAGCTCTTCTCCTTGGTTCACTTGACAGGGCCTGACATACAAAAAAGCATTCTCTGTACCTTCTTTGCTTTATGTCAATCCCCATCTGCTACAAATATCAAGGCCAAGTTGAGACag TGCACAGCTGTTCAGGTATTGGTTCAATTATGTGAACTCGATAACCCAGAAGTACGGCCAAATGCTGTTAAACTGTTATCTCGCTTGACTGATGATGGCGAGGAGGCCACCATCTTGGAGCACATGGATCAGAAGGATGTTGAGACCTTAGTTAAGATCATTAAATCTTCTACTGATGAGGACGAGGTTGGTTCTGCAATGGGTATCATCTCTAACCTGCCTGAAGACCCCCAGATCACTCGATGGTTTCTTGATGCTGGAGCTctttcaatcatttttaattttcttcgtGATACCAAGCAGAAAGGGCCTTGTAAGGATCAGTTAATAGAGAATACTGTTGGAGCAGTATGCCGTTTCACTGTTTCCACAAACCAGGAATTACAAAAGAAAGCTGCTGAAGCTGGCATTATACCTGTTTTGGTTCAGTGGTTAGAACGAGGAACCAGCTTGACAAAAAAACGTTCAGCCATTTCGCTTGCACAATTTTCACAAAGTTCACCTAGACTGAGCAGATCATTACCAAAGAGAGGGGGGTTCTTGTGCTTCTCTGCCCCACCAGAAACTGGCTGCCCAGTTCATCGAGGAATCTGCTCAATTGAATCATCATTTTGCCTTCTAGAGGCTGATGCAGTGGGCCCTCTCGTGAGAGTTCTTGCTGAAGCAGACCCACAAGCCTCTGAGGCTTCTTTTGATGCGTTATTGACATTAATTGAAGGAGAGCGATTACAAAGTGGCAGTAAGGTGCTTGCAGATGCAAATGCCATACCACTGATAATAAGATCACTTGGTTCCTCCTCCCCTACATTACAGGAGAAAGCTCTGAATGCCCTAGAAAGGATTTTTCGGCTGGTGGAGTTCAAACAAAGGTATGGAGCCTCTGCACAGATGCCTTTAGTTGACTTAACTCAGCGAGGAAGCAGTAGTACCAAATCTTTGGCAGCCAGAATACTTGCTCACTTGAATGTGCTTCATGAACAGTCTTCTTACTTTTAA
- the LOC100854090 gene encoding pentatricopeptide repeat-containing protein At5g08510, whose amino-acid sequence MNRLKQIQAYTLRNGIEHTKQLIVSLLQIPSIPYAHKLFDFIPKPTVFLYNKLIQAYSSHGPHHQCFSLYTQMCLQGCSPNEHSFTFLFSACASLSSHQQGRMLHTHFVKSGFGCDVFALTALVDMYAKLGLLSLARKQFDEMTVRDVPTWNSMIAGYARCGDLEGALELFRLMPARNVTSWTAMISGYAQNGQYAKALSMFLMMEEETEMRPNEVTLASVLPACANLGALEVGERIEVYARGNGYFKNLYVSNALLEMYARCGRIDKAWGVFEEIDGRRNLCSWNSMIMGLAVHGRCDEAIELFYKMLREGAAPDDVTFVGVLLACTHGGMVVEGQHFFESMERDFSIAPKLEHYGCMVDLLGRAGELREAHDLILRMPMEPDSVVWGTLLGACSFHGHVELAEKAAGALFELEPSNPGNYVILSNIYATAGRWDGVARLRKLMKGGKITKAAGYSFIEEGGHIHKFIVEDRSHSRSDEIYALLDEVSMKMKLHGNVNDSDSEIETACLMV is encoded by the exons ATGAACCGGTTGAAGCAAATCCAAGCTTACACCCTCAGAAATGGCATAGAACACACCAAACAACTCATAGTGAGCCTCCTCCAAATCCCCAGTATTCCCTATGCACACAAACTGTTCGACTTTATTCCTAAACCAACTGTTTTTCTCTATAACAAGCTCATTCAGGCCTACTCTTCACATGGGCCTCACCATCAATGCTTTTCCCTCTACACTCAGATGTGCCTCCAAGGCTGCTCACCAAATGAACACTCCTTCACCTTCCTCTTTTCAGCTTGTGCCTCCCTTTCCTCCCACCAACAAGGCCGAATGCTGCACACCCATTTCGTAAAATCGGGGTTTGGTTGTGATGTTTTCGCCTTAACTGCCTTGGTTGACATGTATGCTAAATTGGGCTTGTTATCATTGGCCAGAAAACAGTTTGATGAGATGACGGTAAGGGATGTGCCCACATGGAATTCAATGATTGCGGGTTATGCAAGGTGTGGGGATTTGGAGGGGGCTTTGGAGTTGTTCAGGTTGATGCCTGCTAGGAATGTGACTTCATGGACAGCAATGATATCTGGGTATGCGCAAAATGGGCAGTATGCGAAGGCCTTGTCGATGTTTCTGATGATGGAAGAGGAGACAGAAATGAGGCCTAATGAAGTGACTCTGGCCAGTGTTCTGCCGGCATGTGCAAATCTCGGGGCATTGGAGGTTGGGGAGAGGATTGAAGTGTACGCAAGGGGGAATGGTTACTTCAAGAACTTGTATGTGAGCAATGCATTGTTGGAAATGTATGCAAGGTGTGGCAGAATTGATAAGGCATGGGGGGTGTTTGAGGAGATTGATGGCAGGAGAAACTTGTGCTCTTGGAATTCTATGATCATGGGGTTGGCTGTACATGGAAGATGCGATGAGGCTATTGAGCTTTTCTACAAAATGCTG AGAGAAGGAGCTGCACCCGACGATGTAACATTTGTTGGAGTTCTTTTAGCATGCACCCATGGAGGCATGGTTGTAGAAGGCCAGCATTTCTTTGAATCCATGGAGAGGGATTTCTCAATTGCTCCCAAACTGGAGCACTATGGATGCATGGTTGATTTGCTGGGTCGTGCTGGAGAATTGAGAGAAGCTCATGATCTCATACTAAGAATGCCAATGGAACCAGATTCTGTGGTTTGGGGGACTCTTCTGGGGGCATGCAGTTTCCATGGCCATGTAGAGCTGGCTGAAAAGGCAGCTGGGGCTCTCTTTGAGCTTGAGCCATCGAATCCTGGAAACTATGTCATTCTTTCCAATATTTATGCAACTGCAGGCCGATGGGATGGGGTTGCAAGGCTAAGGAAGCTCATGAAAGGTGGCAAGATTACAAAGGCAGCTGGATATAGTTTCATTGAGGAGGGAGGCCACATTCATAAATTCATTGTGGAGGATAGATCACATTCAAGATCTGATGAGATATATGCATTACTGGATGAAGTTTCAATGAAGATGAAGCTTCATGGGAATGTAAATGATTCAGATTCTGAAATCGAAACAGCATGCCTAATGGTGTGA
- the LOC100253574 gene encoding calcium-transporting ATPase, endoplasmic reticulum-type: protein MEENPFPAWSWSVEQCLKEYNVRIDKGLSSYEVEKRRERYGWNELTKEKGKPLWRLVLEQFDDMLVKILLVAAFISFILAYLHGDECEELGFEAYVEPFVIVLILVLNAIVGVIQETNAEKALEALKEMQCESGKVLRDGYFVPDLPARELVPGDIVELRVGDKVPADMRVAALKTSTLRVEQSSLTGEAMPVLKGTSPIFMDDCELQAKENMVFAGTTVVNGSCICIVVNTGMNTEIGKIQTQIHEASLEESNTPLKKKLDEFGNRLTTVIGLVCLIVWVINYKYFLTWDLVNGWPTNFRFSFEKCTYYFKIAVALAVAAIPEGLPAVITTCLALGTRKMAQKNAIVRKLPSVETLGCTTVICSDKTGTLTTNQMSATEFFTLGGKITSSRIFHVEGSTYDPKDGGIVDWNCYNMDANLQAMAEICAVCNDAGIFCNGRLFRATGLPTEAALKVLVEKMGVPDVKARNKIRDTQLAASYLIDRSTVKLGCCEWWTKRSKRVATLEFDRIRKSMSVLVREPTGRNRLLVKGAVESLLERSSHVQLADGSLVPLDEPYRQLLLLRNLEMSSKGLRCLGLAYKDDLGEFSDYYTETHPAHKKLLDPACYSSIESELVFVGVVGLRDPPRDEVHKAIDDCREAGIKVMVITGDNKSTAEAICQEIRLFSEGEQLKGASFTGKEFMALSPSEQIEILSKPGGKVFSRAEPRHKQEIVRMLKEMGEIVAMTGDGVNDAPALKLADIGIAMGITGTEVAKEASDMVLADDNFSTIVSAVAEGRSIYNNMKAFIRYMISSNVGEVISIFLTAALSIPECMIPVQLLWVNLVTDGPPATALGFNPADVDIMRKPPRKSDDALINSWVLFRYLVIGSYVGIATVGIFILWYTQASFLGINLVSDGHTLVELSQLRNWGECSSWSNFTVTPFTVGDGRVITFSNPCDYFSVGKVKAVTLSLSVLVAIEMFNSLNALSEDNSLVTMPPWRNPWLLVAMSFSFGMHCLILYVPFLADVFGIVPLSLNEWFLVILVSAPVILIDEVLKLVGRRRRWKRKKKKTA, encoded by the exons ATGGAAGAAAATCCGTTTCCTGCATGGTCTTGGTCTGTGGAGCAGTGTCTGAAAGAATACAATGTGAGAATAGATAAGGGCCTGAGCAGCTATGAGGTTGAGAAACGGCGTGAGAGGTACGGTTGGAACGAACTCACCAAAGAAAAAGGGAAGCCGCTATGGCGTCTTGTATTGGAACAGTTTGATGATATGCTTGTAAAAATCCTTCTAGTCGCTGCTTTCATATCCTTCATTCTTGCTTACTTGCATGGAGATGAATGTGAGGAATTGGGATTTGAGGCCTATGTGGAACCCTTTGTGATTGTGCTGATTTTGGTGTTGAATGCCATTGTTGGAGTAATTCAGGAGACCAATGCTGAAAAGGCACTTGAAGCCCTTAAGGAGATGCAATGTGAATCTGGGAAGGTTTTAAGGGATGGATATTTCGTGCCAGATTTGCCAGCACGGGAACTTGTCCCTGGTGATATCGTAGAGTTGCGTGTTGGTGACAAAGTCCCTGCTGATATGAGAGTTGCAGCTTTGAAAACCTCAACCCTGAGAGTAGAACAGAGTTCATTAACGGGAGAGGCGATGCCTGTTCTGAAAGGCACTAGTCCAATATTCATGGATGATTGTGAGTTGCAGGCTAAAGAAAATATGGTTTTTGCAGGGACAACAGTTGTTAATGGAAGCTGCATTTGTATTGTTGTGAACACTGGGATGAACACTGAGATTGGGAAAATACAGACACAAATACATGAGGCCTCTTTGGAAGAGAGCAACACTCCTTTGAAGAAGAAACTGGATGAATTTGGAAATAGGCTTACGACTGTAATTGGGCTTGTTTGCCTCATTGTTTGGGTGAtcaattacaaatattttctcACATGGGATCTTGTGAATGGATGGCctaccaattttcgattttCTTTTGAGAAATGCACCTACTATTTTAAGATTGCTGTTGCTCTTGCAGTAGCTGCAATCCCAGAGGGCCTTCCTGCAGTAATCACAACTTGTTTAGCTCTCGGTACAAGAAAAATGGCACAAAAGAATGCAATTGTACGGAAGCTTCCAAGTGTGGAGACCTTGGGATGTACAACTGTGATTTGTTCGGATAAAACTGGGACCTTGACAACAAACCAGATGTCGGCGACAGAATTTTTCACATTAGGGGGGAAAATCACATCTTCTCGAATTTTTCATGTGGAAGGCTCAACTTATGATCCAAAGGATGGTGGAATTGTTGATTGGAATTGCTACAACATGGATGCTAACTTGCAAGCCATGGCAGAAATATGTGCTGTCTGCAATGATGCTGGGATTTTTTGCAATGGCCGTCTCTTCAGAGCAACAGGTTTGCCCACTGAGGCAGCTCTCAAGGTTTTGGTTGAAAAAATGGGAGTCCCAGATGTTAAGGCAAGGAACAAAATCCGTGACACACAGCTTGCTGCAAGCTATTTGATTGATCGCAGTACGGTGAAGTTAG GATGTTGTGAATGGTGGACAAAAAGATCAAAAAGAGTTGCTACACTAGAGTTTGACCGCATTCGCAAATCAATGAGTGTTCTCGTCCGTGAGCCCACTGGGCGCAATCGACTTCTTGTCAAG GGTGCTGTTGAGAGTCTATTGGAGCGCAGTTCACATGTGCAGCTTGCTGATGGATCACTTGTTCCCTTAGATGAACCTTATAGGCAACTGTTGTTGTTGAGAAACTTGGAAATGAGTTCAAAGGGTCTGCGGTGCTTGGGTCTGGCATATAAAGATGACTTGGGAGAGTTCTCAGACTACTATACTGAGACTCATCCTGCCCACAAGAAGTTGCTTGATCCAGCTTGCTACTCCTCCATTGAGAGTGAACTGGTTTTCGTGGGGGTCGTAGGTCTAAGG GACCCACCTCGTGATGAAGTTCACAAGGCAATTGATGATTGTAGAGAAGCTGGGATCAAGGTTATGGTCATAACTGGAGATAATAAGTCCACTGCTGAGGCCATCTGTCAGGAAATTCGATTGTTTTCCGAAGGTGAGCAACTTAAAGGGGCAAGTTTCACAGGTAAAGAGTTCATGGCTCTTTCCCCATCAGAACAAATTGAAATTCTGTCAAAACCTGGAGGGAAGGTTTTCTCACGCGCTGAGCCTAGGCACAAGCAAGAAATTGTTAGGATGCTGAAAGAGATGGGGGAAATTGTTGCAATGACTGGAGATGGTGTCAATGATGCCCCTGCATTGAAACTTGCTGACATTGGAATCGCCATGGGCATCACCGGGACTGAG GTTGCAAAAGAAGCTTCAGATATGGTTCTGGCAGATGACAATTTCAGTACCATAGTTTCAGCCGTTGCAGAGGGTCGCTCAATTTATAACAACATGAAGGCTTTTATTAG GTATATGATATCTTCCAATGTTGGGGAGGTTATATCCATTTTCTTAACTGCTGCACTGAGCATACCAGAATGTATGATACCTGTGCAGCTTCTGTGGGTCAATTTGGTCACCGATGGTCCACCTGCAACAGCTCTTGGATTTAACCCTGCTGATGTTGATATAATGCGGAAACCACCTCGTAAAAGTGATGATGCTCTGATAAACTCTTGGGTTCTCTTCCGTTACTTG GTAATTGGTTCATATGTGGGCATTGCAACTGTAGGAATCTTCATTTTGTGGTACACCCAGGCTTCATTTCTTGGTATCAATCTTGTGAGTGATGGGCACACATTGGTTGAACTATCCCAGCTTCGCAACTGGGGAGAGTGCTCCTCATGGTCCAATTTCACTGTCACTCCATTCACAGTTGGTGATGGGCGGGTGATCACATTTTCAAATCCTTGTGACTACTTCTCTGTTGGTAAAGTTAAGGCGGTGACTCTCTCACTCTCTGTCTTGGTGGCAATAGAGATGTTCAATTCCCTCAACGCCCTCTCAGAAGACAACAGCTTAGTCACAATGCCACCCTGGAGGAATCCTTGGCTTCTTGTTGCTATGTCATTCTCATTTGGGATGCATTGCCTCATACTCTATGTTCCCTTCCTGGCAGATGTTTTTGGTATCGTCCCTCTGAGTCTGAATGAATGGTTTCTTGTTATCCTGGTTTCTGCACCTGTGATTCTTATCGATGAGGTTCTTAAATTAGTGGGAAGGAGACGaagatggaaaagaaagaagaagaagacagcATAA
- the LOC100255266 gene encoding serine/arginine-rich splicing factor RS31 isoform X2, with translation MRPIFCGNFEYETRQSDLERLFSKYGRVERVDMKSGFAFVYFEDEHDADDAIRGLDNIPFGYDRRRLSVEWAKGERGRHREGSRSMANQRPTKTLFVINFDPIRTRIRDIERHFEPYGKVLHVRIRRNFAFVQYETQEDATKALECTHMSKILDRVVSVEYALRDDSDKYDSPRRGGYSRRGESPYGRSPSPVNRRGRPSPDYGRAQSPVYDRYNGPAYERNRSPEYGRYRSRSPVRRSRT, from the exons ATGAGGCCTATCTTCTGTGGGAACTTCGAGTACGAGACAAGGCAATCGGATTTGGAGCGTTTGTTCTCTAAATATGGAAGAGTCGAGCGTGTTGATATGAAATCTG GGTttgcttttgtttattttgaggATGAGCATGATGCTGATGATGCGATCCGAGGTCTTGACAATATCCCATTTGGTTATGACAGGCGCAGGCTGTCTGTGGAGTGGGCCAAG GGTGAACGTGGCCGTCATCGGGAGGGTTCTAGGTCAATGGCAAACCAGAGACCCACTAAAACATTGTTTGTTATAAACTTTGATCCGATTCGGACAAGGATACGTGATATCGAAAGACATTTTGAACCTTATGGGAAGGTTCTTCATGTTCGAATTCGACGGAACTTTGCATTTGTGCAGTATGAGACACAGGAAGATGCCACCAAAGCTCTTGAGTGTACACACATGAG CAAGATATTAGACAGGGTGGTGTCTGTTGAGTATGCTTTGAGGGATGACAGTGATAAATATGACAGCCCTAGGAGAGGAGGTTACAGTAGGCGTGGGGAAAGTCCTTATGGGCGATCGCCTAGTCCAGTGAATCGCAGGGGTCGACCAAGCCCTGATTATGGTCGAGCACAGAGCCCAGTCTATGATAGGTACAATGGTCCAGCATATGAACGTAACAGGAGCCCTGAATATGGCAGATATCGCAG CCGATCACCTGTTCGGAGATCAAGAACATGA
- the LOC100255266 gene encoding serine/arginine-rich splicing factor RS31 isoform X1, whose amino-acid sequence MLSNDISDLNLGFKPLICYPLDLVHHARPLRPYGHARPLLMIIQGLYFFCASALHISSGFAFVYFEDEHDADDAIRGLDNIPFGYDRRRLSVEWAKGERGRHREGSRSMANQRPTKTLFVINFDPIRTRIRDIERHFEPYGKVLHVRIRRNFAFVQYETQEDATKALECTHMSKILDRVVSVEYALRDDSDKYDSPRRGGYSRRGESPYGRSPSPVNRRGRPSPDYGRAQSPVYDRYNGPAYERNRSPEYGRYRSRSPVRRSRT is encoded by the exons ATGCTTAGCAATGACATCTCAGACCTGAACCTTGGATTTAAACCTTTAATATGCTATCCTCTTGATTTAGTTCATCATGCAAGGCCTCTACGGCCTTATGGTCATGCAAGGCCTCTACTAATGATCATCCAAGGCCTCTACTTCTTTTGCGCATCAGCCCTTCACATATCTTCAG GGTttgcttttgtttattttgaggATGAGCATGATGCTGATGATGCGATCCGAGGTCTTGACAATATCCCATTTGGTTATGACAGGCGCAGGCTGTCTGTGGAGTGGGCCAAG GGTGAACGTGGCCGTCATCGGGAGGGTTCTAGGTCAATGGCAAACCAGAGACCCACTAAAACATTGTTTGTTATAAACTTTGATCCGATTCGGACAAGGATACGTGATATCGAAAGACATTTTGAACCTTATGGGAAGGTTCTTCATGTTCGAATTCGACGGAACTTTGCATTTGTGCAGTATGAGACACAGGAAGATGCCACCAAAGCTCTTGAGTGTACACACATGAG CAAGATATTAGACAGGGTGGTGTCTGTTGAGTATGCTTTGAGGGATGACAGTGATAAATATGACAGCCCTAGGAGAGGAGGTTACAGTAGGCGTGGGGAAAGTCCTTATGGGCGATCGCCTAGTCCAGTGAATCGCAGGGGTCGACCAAGCCCTGATTATGGTCGAGCACAGAGCCCAGTCTATGATAGGTACAATGGTCCAGCATATGAACGTAACAGGAGCCCTGAATATGGCAGATATCGCAG CCGATCACCTGTTCGGAGATCAAGAACATGA
- the LOC100260344 gene encoding calcium-binding protein KIC: MERDGFRNGGAVFEDLLPVMAEKLDVEAFVSELCGGFRLLADQARGLITPESLRRSSALLGMEGMSKEDAEAMVREGDLDGDGVLNETEFCILMVRLSPGMMQDAEVWLQKALDGELRGRGSSSASS, translated from the coding sequence ATGGAAAGGGATGGGTTTAGAAATGGAGGGGCTGTGTTTGAGGACTTGTTGCCAGTGATGGCGGAGAAGCTGGACGTGGAGGCGTTTGTGTCAGAGCTTTGTGGGGGGTTCAGGCTGCTGGCAGACCAAGCCAGGGGGCTGATAACTCCGGAGAGTCTGAGGAGGAGCTCAGCGCTTCTGGGGATGGAGGGTATGAGCAAGGAGGATGCAGAGGCGATGGTCAGAGAGGGAGATCTTGATGGAGATGGGGTGCTGAATGAGACTGAGTTTTGCATCCTCATGGTGAGACTCAGCCCTGGGATGATGCAAGATGCTGAGGTTTGGCTTCAGAAGGCGCTTGACGGGGAGCTCAGAGGAAGAGGATCATCCTCAGCTTCATCTTAA